The following proteins come from a genomic window of Pocillopora verrucosa isolate sample1 chromosome 6, ASM3666991v2, whole genome shotgun sequence:
- the LOC131779841 gene encoding uncharacterized protein: MSQLKKRVHLFNCDNTYKLEPVEKLLDQFRIHVEHVEKHPFRLSKMSEMVDKIPTLEMDMAFFVVHAHESRLSINEDNAGIGYAKIYRALLQATGGDVIIVIGGDDNYKGDDEENREVISRWAKRKVSSQFGEECLDGRKSFIFSWNKQHRVIHEQALRHQFDPNKKGQKFDYQRQFPNQESKPGPELRATLTELGIPQRPKTQKSPTCIIKSSSRCDEATSAVEAVKGRQTGTYGIGVNSTECGGRHRRLVEPSFSNQNDGAGETLPSVSGGIKDLAILGCNVSRESLEDAKKVFNKLRPSLHFSEEPYVGNFQSAKVEVFLRDNHFIFSVLVMDGSTTSDSYDKQRWMECQRLVENIKDKVSLRVILLICYRNPFNSFVKGDSTYNDFIARISRIENAFVAEVNNGELAVDEDIMVELLTPSVTTSITNKQMVRSRGSLEMEANAAHTSREVSERKSIHEKVTQNPPQLVWASQFSVKSPPVVLLRGFARRKIPDRYHIGDLQIWDPEFKIPAYIEEKLLENLRNTPLIGVLVIKHSDGTIECFTDPNLKELSLDGEIQLAADEQLILKTRVCNGEVSFEDVAVQFKYGNKRIPQHIINGFKAQDKKPNGDLYIISDNSDNFRCVVKSPNNFKKVARTAKEDFQPLLTNKWYRIV, translated from the exons ATGTCGCAATTGAAAAAGCGAGTTCACCTTTTCAACTGTGATAATACGTACAAACTAGAGCCTGTCGAGAAGTTGCTTGACCAATTCCGCATCCATGTTGAGCATGTAGAGAAGCACCCGTTCAGACTTTCTAAAATGTCTGAAATGGTAGACAAGATTCCAACTTTAGAGATGGATATGGCCTTTTTCGTGGTTCATGCGCATGAATCTCGGCTCTCGATCAACGAAGACAACGCGGGCATTGGTTACGCCAAGATATACAGAGCTTTACTGCAAGCAACGG GAGGAGACGTCATCATCGTTATCGGGGGAGATGACAACTATAAAGGTGACGACGAAGAGAACCGAGAGGTTATTTCACGTTGGGCGAAGAGGAAAGTTTCCTCACAGTTTGGCGAAGAGTGTCTTGATGGTAGAAAGAGCTTCATATTTTCTTGGAACAAACAACATCGAGTGATTCACGAACAAGCTCTGCGGCATCAGTTTGACCCAAACAAGAAAGGACAAAAGTTCGATTATCAGCGGCAATTTCCAAACCAAGAATCAAAACCTGGACCTGAATTGCGAGCAACATTAACTGAGTTAGGAATTCCGCAGAGACCAAAAACCCAAAAGTCCCCTACATGCATAATCAAAAGTTCCTCGCGTTGCGATGAAGCCACCTCAGCGGTAGAAGCGGTGAAAGGAAGGCAGACTGGTACTTACGGTATTGGCGTCAACAGTACTGAGTGCGGTGGCAGACACAGGAGGTTGGTAGAACCTTCATTCAGTAATCAGAATGATGGTGCTGGAGAAACCCTGCCGTCAGTTTCTGGAGGAATCAAAG ATTTGGCAATTCTTGGCTGTAATGTGTCACGTGAGTCCTTAGAAGAtgcgaaaaaagtttttaacaaACTTCGTCCCAGCCTTCACTTCTCAGAAGAACCTTATGTTGGCAACTTTCAAAGTGCGAAAGTCGAAGTATTTCTGAGGGACAATCACTTTATATTCTCTGTGCTGGTCATGGATGGTTCTACAACGAGTGATTCTTATGACAAACAACGATGGATGGAATGTCAACGACTTGTGGAAAATATAAAGGATAAAGTTT CCCTGAGGGTCATCCTCTTGATTTGCTATCGCAACCCTTTTAATTCATTCGTGAAAGGCGACAGTACATACAACGATTTCATCGCACGAATCAGCAGAATAGAAAACGCGTTTGTTGCGGAGGTGAACAATGGAGAGCTGGCCGTCGATGAAGATATCATGGTCGAACTATTGACGCCTTCAGTGACAACATCCATAACAAATAAACAGATGGTCCGGTCAAGGGGCTCTCTAGAAATGGAGGCAAACGCTGCACATACGTCAAGAGAAGTGTCAGAAAGGAAAAGCATCCATGAAAAAGTCACTCAAAATCCCCCGCAGCTGGTATGGGCGTCACAATTCTCAGTTAAATCCCCTCCTGTTGTTTTACTGAGAGGTTTCGCTCGTAGAAAGATACCTGATAGATATCATATAGGTGACCTTCAAATATGGGATCCCGAATTTAAAATTCCCGCTTACATAGAAGAGAAGCTGCTTGAAAACCTCCGCAACACACCTTTGATTGGAGTGCTAGTCATTAAGCACAGTGATGGCACAATTGAGTGTTTCACTGATCCAAACTTAAAAGAATTATCGTTGGACGGGGAAATACAGCTTGCTGCCGATGAACAACTCATATTGAAAACTCGTGTTTGCAATGGAGAGGTGTCTTTTGAAGACGTTGCTGTACAGTTTAAGTATGGAAACAAGCGTATTCCGCAACACATTATCAATGGTTTCAAAGCTCAGGATAAAAAGCCTAATGGTGACCTGTACATTATTTCAGATAACTCAGACAATTTTCGATGTGTAGTGAAAAGTcccaataattttaaaaaagtagcAAGAACGGCAAAGGAAGATTTTCAACCACTGTTGACGAATAAATGGTATAGAAttgtttag
- the LOC131779854 gene encoding uncharacterized protein, whose translation MGASESKINYETVDRTDPSARAQGERRAREENDERMRELRDKMEKDREQALREAKECALYEDEAQRMRLDKKRREREENARRLKEEEAFLQLKEDLMMYDFQICPRIKKESFTGLPVDDVDLIRIALIGPTGSGKTSFIGTLQRALGDAEQSAFEQSTGSEGTILLEEYYVQKKIRMIDTRGFFESDEKLLDECLRIMSGRIRPGELILRNCDGANAAANREPTGPVRGAQHLSKCPHAVVFVVKANDPRLKDGKYKETLKKIREHLRVDGYAPVTVITYLDKLKDKEDKDEAFDQASWATGSSNEKTYFITNYTHAKDKKSDAVDQAALDILDSVLLSAERFIRIRKQREKNKMERDVVAGGPSLSGETIEQFLARLQHKHHWSDQGKMKTLKEHLKKEEINTLAVLKEMWEDIKSSLPLSIGMKIVLEEEMQSL comes from the exons aTGGGAGCGAGTGAATCTAAAATT aactATGAAACAGTTGACAGAACAGATCCCAGCGCGCGTGCGCAAGGCGAGAGGAGGGCTCGAGAGGAAAACGATGAAAGAATGAGAGAGTTGCGTGACAAGATGGAAAAAGACCGCGAGCAAGCATTACGCGAGGCGAAGGAATGTGCCTTGTACGAAGACGAGGCTCAGAGGATGCGGTTAGATAAAAAACGAcgtgaaagagaagaaaatgcaAGGAGATTGAAAGAGGAAGAGGCGTTCCTTCAACTCAAAGAGGATCTTATGATGTACGACTTTCAGATTTGCCCAAGGATCAAGAAAGAATCTTTCACAGGTCTGCCGGTGGACGACGTTGATCTGATTCGCATTGCTTTGATCGGGCCTACGGGTTCTGGGAAAACTAGTTTTATAG gtacTTTGCAGCGAGCCCTCGGAGATGCCGAACAGAGTGCCTTTGAACAAAGCACGGGAAGTGAAGGGACTATTCTGCTTGAGGAATACTATGTGCAGAAGAAGATTCGGATGATTGACACCAGAGGGTTTTTTGAGAGTGACGAAAAACTCCTGGATGAGTGTTTGAGGATCATGTCGGGAAG AATCCGTCCAGGAGAATTAATTTTGCGAAATTGTGACGGAGCCAACGCAGCAGCCAATCGAGAGCCCACCGGTCCAGTGAGAGGTGCACAACATCTTTCAAAATGCCCACATGccgttgtttttgttgttaaagCAAACGACCCGCGTTTGAAAGACGGCAAATACAAGGAAACTCTGAAGAAAATCAGAGAGCATTTGAGAGTAGATG GTTATGCTCCTGTGACTGTAATCACTTACCTGGACAAGCTTAAAGATAAGGAGGACAAGGATGAAGCTTTTGACCAGGCCTCCTGGGCGACCGGCAGCTCCAATGAGAAGACCTATTTCATTACAAATTACACGCACGCTAAAGATAAGAAGTCTGATGCTGTAGATCAAGCCGCCCTTGACATCTTGGATTCTGTTCTGTTGTCTGCCGAGAGGTTTATCAGAATCCGTAAACAGCGAGAGAAAAATAAGATGGAGAGAGATGTGGTGGCAGGAG GACCATCCCTTAGTGGGGAAACCATTGAGCAGTTCTTGGCCCGTCTGCAGCATAAACACCACTGGTCTGACCAGGGTAAGATGAAAACTTTGAAGGAACACCTGAAGAAAGAAGAGATCAACACCCTAGCGGTGCTGAAGGAAATGTGGGAAGATATCAAGTCGAGTCTGCCATTGTCCATTGGAATGAAGATAGTCTTGGAGGAGGAGATGCAGAGCTTGTGA